The DNA segment tctttaggATCTTTATGTAATATGGGGATATATTTTTCCATGTTTAATATAATTCCAaccctgtttttttttaaaaaaaaagaataagagatATGCTCTAACCAACCAAATATGAAGTGACTTTTCAAGGAGTAGTTACTTGAGTGCTGGTAGTCGATCAAGCAGCTCGACGTCTAGCTACAGGATGAATTGAATCAAATGATCTTGTGACCGAAAGGAAATAAAAGATCGGAGGAAATATATGGCATGCATTTTTAAGAAGGTGTTGACTGAAATTGTGGTCGATGAAATTAAGCACGCGCGTGAGATGGACAAGGCGGTCGATGGGTGCAGTGATCCTTCAACTCGACAACGAGCTCTGTTCAGCTGACGCGACGTACCTCTGGAAGGCATGGTACAACCACTAAATTGTTTCAGAATTTTTGTGGAGCTCATCGAAATCGGCTCTGGGATGGGATAGCACTCCAATTCCAATGAATGACTTTCTGTTACATTGAAAAAGATAGGATTTGGGGTTATTTTGTTTGCCAGTAACTAGCTGCGCGGTTTGGTGTCAGGAATAAGGTGGCGAtagaaagaattttttttttatttgatgtctgAAACTATATGCAGAAATGGTGCATTCTGCTGAtggaaggagagagaagaagccttccttccttccttcctttaGAGCTGGGCCAAAATCAGCTCAAGGCCCAATGAGCAACGAGCCCGACTCCAGGCGAACGTAATCATACGTGTACGTATATGAGTACGTAGTTAATTACGTACACCGATTAATCGGTTTGTTCGGAATGTTTACTTTTcagccattttagaaaataattttttttaaaaatctatccttcagaaaaattgttcaaaaataatttttttatggtaCCATAATATTTGACGCCGTTGATCCGCTGCCTGCTAGCCGTGCGACTTCGACGTGCTCTATTTCTggataattttttcttaaagGTCTATTTATAAAAAATGTTTTGTAAAAGACGGAAAAGTAAATATTCCACTCTTCTTCCTTCCCCTCCCGTCGTCGCCTGCCTGGACTGGAACGGAACGGAACGGAATCTTCTCGTCTCGTCTTCCACTCCACCGCCGGTAAGGTACCTTCCACCGCATCTCCTCCTCGCGCCCCCGCCCTCCCCTTGGGCCGCCCCTGATTCGCAGCTTGCCCGCTTGCTTAGGTCGTCGGGTTGGGATTTGGAGTCAGATCGCCCGCTCAGCGGGCTTCCTTCTTCTCCTGCCGACTCGACCCAGTAGGAGGTATCTCTTTTcccccctccacctcctcctccggtgaTGTATCCGATGGTTTGCTTGCTGCGTCCGGGTTGCCGGATCGGGGCTGTTCGACGGTTGATTTGCCCCCTTCAGCTTCGTGGTATCTGACCGATGGTTTTCGCTTGTTTATACGAGGTgggattttgttttgtttgccCTCGTCAGATCGCGCTTTGCGTCGGTGATTTAGGCTTGCCTGACGGATTTAGTTTACTTGTTTTACTCTGCATCTGTTCAATTAGTGTGGCGATTTCACCTTTTAGACCCGCTTGAGCTTCAGATCTCAAAGCCATGCTTCTGGGTGAAGCAAATCACTGGGGATTTTCGTTTTCCAATGTAGTGACTAGTTGCTTGGTTGCTCCTGGAATGCACAACTTCGTTCCTGGACTTTTCTAACCATAACTAATTGCAGGCTCCGACTGATCTCTCTGCTGTAGATTTAGGGCTCAGTTCCTGTCTCAGCACAGAAAATTAGTGCCCTTCCATGAATAGTGGATTACTACCCCTGTTATTTGTTTTTACTCCTCGTTGTGGACATGGACACTCTGTAATTACTAGCTGTGTTGCAAGTAGGAAAGGAACGGTTTTGGTACATCTTAATCGACTAAGATCTTGCAAACATCTCCGTCACCAAGATTTGAACTAGATTTCACAGGAATTAGGGGTTAGGATTTGGGGATTTGGGGTTTGGGTGTGGGGATTACCTGTGCCAGCGGGCTTAGAGGGATCGCCGGGGAGGTTTGCCGGCCAGCGGAGGTGGGGGGCGGCGGGTGGGACGGTGAGGCGGCCACCGCAGTGGTGGAGGACCGCTAGTGGGCGGGGGAATCATGCTTGCAGTGGTTAGCGATGGCGGCAATGGCGCCGTCGGAGCTGGTTAGGGTGATGGTGGAGGCGAGGGCGAACGGCCGAAGTCAAAGAAGGATGGATTGTGCTAGGaccgggagagagaggagggaggagccGCATCGGGGGAGGGAGGAAGAGCGCCGGTGAGGCGGCGCACGTTGGGGGTGCGGGTGGCGGTGCCGTCGGGTTCGGGTGAGAGAGAGATTGGATGGGGATTAGGTTATAAAAGGATAGGTTGATCCAGATGGATGGATCTAGATGCAAGAGTCCTAAAAATTGACCGAGACAAATGCAACATTTCAGGCAACCGAGGAGGAGACCCGACAAAAGCTAATTCCAACCGGAAACACAATCTACAACCAGGTTGTTCATGCTCAGTCTGGCATTCATATACTTCAACCAAACATAGCTTGGCTTTTCCACTGCTGATGCATCGAAACATTGTATGTATGACATGCATGCACTCTGCTGAGTGTAAATAATCGATTGGAGTAGAGTAAGAGCGTCGGCCATGGGGcagtttttttctttatttttttggcgATATGCAGTTGGATGCGTTGGTGGAGCTGCTGATTTCTCAAAATATATATAGGTTGATGGTCTATTTTGGAGTGGTTAGCTCCGCCATTTGTCCAGTCTGGTGTTACCTTGGGAAGCGGGAAGACATGAGGCGAATCCAATCACTTCCATTTGTCCGATTCTCTTCTGCGGGGACTGATCAAGGGTAGATATATCTTTAAAGTGGTAATCAACGGTTGAAATTGCTTGTAACATGCTTTGGCGAGAAAAATACAGAGTAGATGGTAAATCCAATTCATAACAAACGCATTATAGAGTGATATAGATACGTTAGCGGAAAAAGAATGCAATTGCAATGTAATGATATGAAAATACTTTTCAAATGAATCTAGCAACACCATTTCCATGTGACAAATCTAAATACTTATTATCTATATTAGTTTGCATACATCTACCTGATAATATCTGTTAAAATTTACATCTGAATTCTTCTTTTGGCATCCTACTGTATGTTGCTGACAATTCTGGCACATTCATCCATTGCAACCCATCTCAGTTCCAGGAACACCCAATATGGCGGCAAACGTTGGGGAATCAACAAGCGGCAGTGGCAGTGGCAGTGATGCTGGGGGTAGCTTTGAGTGCAACATATGCTTTGAGCTGCCACAGGAGCCGATTGTAACGCTCTGTGGGCACCTCTTCTGCTGGCCATGCCTTTACAAGTGGCTGCACATCCACTCGCACTCGCCTGAGTGCCCAGTGTGCAAGGCTGTTGTCGAGGAGGATAAACTTGTACCCCTCTATGGCCGTGGCAAGGACCGTGTCGATCCAAGGTCAAAGAATGTCCCTGGGGCTGAAATTCCCAACCGGCCAGCTGGACAGAGGCCTGCCACAGCTCCACAGGCCGATCCTAACAACCACTTCCCCAATGCCAATCCAAACCCATGGTTCATGGGTGGAGGAGGCATCCCGCTGGCCAATGCACGGTGGGGGAATTACACGTTCTCAGCTGCGTTTGGAGGTCTTTTCCCGCTGCTTAGCTTCCAGGTGCATGGGTTCCCAGATGCAACAGCCTATGGGCAGCCAGCTGGGTTTCCTTACGGATATGGGCACGGGCATGGCCACGGGCATGCATTTCATGGCGGCCACGCTGGGCATGCTCATGCTGCTCCCCGGCACGGGCCTCCTGGGCAACAACAGCAAGCAGATGTCTACCTGAAGGCGCTGCTCATCCtggttggttttcttgtgattgCAAGCCTCATCAGTTTCTAGGTTTGCTGGTGTGATATTGCCTTGGTTGCACGTAATAAGAACGACAGTTGCCGTGGTAATACTTTATGATGTTGTGTACCTTACCTTGCCTCCATAGACGACCAAATCTGAATTGAGTGGTGCATATGCATGAAGATTCCTGTATATACTTTTTGGGTGTGGTCATTGGAGCATCTACATACTGAAGTTTGATGATACATGAATAATTTGAAAGCTCTGTTTGAATGAATTCACTGCAGCAAGCATTAAAATTTGAGACCATCACGACACACCATCGCCTCAGATTATAACGGgctcgagagagagaggagtagCAGCGTGACAAAGCACCACAGAAACGACCTCCGTCATCTGAACATGTGTGGCACCCCGCCCGTGCCTCCAAATTGTTCAAGGAATTTATCATCAGCAAGTGCCCTGTCTAGGCGCAGATTCATTCTTTTGCTTCTTCCCCAATAGCAGGTAGACTCAAAGAGGACTCCCGTAGTCGGGTCAAAGCTCCGAGATACATATaagatttaaaatttaaaagataaaataaaataatttaaatatctatttttagtttaataTAAGAATaagatattttaataaaaactcTCAATCTGTCCGCAATTcaaactctaaaaatttctaTAACGACGAGAAATGATgggctttaattttttttagagcaTTTCACTTGCCTAAGGAAGAGTTGGAATTGAAACGGGGCCTCGGAAATAAATTCTATAGGATTCTGTCAAAAAAAGGAGATAGAAGAGTAAATACGTGTCATCACAGAGAAAAGAGTCTTTCGTAGAACCggatcttatagaatttgcttcctctGACCTGCAGCTACGAGGAGGGGTGCAGCACATGTCAAGCTCCCATTGTGTGCCACCCTGCGCTTCCCGCCTTCCTTTTCCAGTTCCCCTAAGGCAACCACTACTAGGCCTCCCATcggcttcttctaccttcaattCGAGGTCGCCTTGCGGAGCGGAGGGAACCCTACCCTAATCCTACCGGGAGGAGAGCATGCGGCGCCACCAGGACACGCCGCTGCCCGACGCCTTTGAGCTCCTCGGCAAAGGTCCCAATTTGCCTTTCCAATCTtgatccctccctccctcccctgaaaccctcttcctcctctatctGACTGTTGCTTCTCTGTGCtgtcgtaactcaactatctgtgctgtCGTAACTGATTATTTTCTTAGTCATAACTGTGATCGCAACTGGGTCACCTCTGCGTACATCCTAGTTACGATCTAAAAAgtagtatagttgctatcgtaactgacttttttgtcatgtgatcgtaactcaactatcggTACCGTTGTAACtgattattttcttagtcgtaactgtgaGTGGCATAACAGTAAATTACAATGCTTCTtgtaattatacattttttattatgtgatcataattcatatatatatgCCGTCGTAACTGACTGGTTTTTTAGTTGTAACTGGGGTGGTGCGAAGGTGGCTGCAGCAACTAAGGATGGTGCAACGTAGTTCACTATTGCGCCTATGTGTAGAATAGACTCGccgtgtgtatgtgtgtgtatatatatatatataactgaTATATTGCCCTATCTGTTTGTTACGATTAAAAAATAATCAGTTACGACGGCACAAATAGTAGAGTTATGATCACAACTATATGGAtcgcaaatatatatatacatggtgGTGCTATTCTATACCCAGAGTGTAGAATAGTTATTCTACATCATTCTACACCCTCGGCCCAGCCCACCCCGCCACAGCAACCCCTCGGCCCAGCCCACCCTCGAGCAACCAGGGCGTGCCACGTGGCGCACACAGCCGCACCAGTGCTTGAGTGCCCCCTGCGCCAGCACGTGCCATGTGACGTGCCTGTTGCGCACGCGCCCGCGCCCACGAGCCAGCGCGCACCATGTGTCCTTGCCCTGCGCCCCATGCAGCCCCGTCCGTGCCCAACTACTGACCACTAAAGACGTGACCAGCTACTGAAGACTATTGAAAcaactatttaaaaaaactactaacactatAGAAccaaactactgatactaccgACACAAAATACTGAACAAAATTTACTATGACTTAAAACAACTGAACAACTACCGATACTACTAAACACAAACTACTGACACTATTAAACAAATTACTAATATTACTATCAACTATTGACAACTACTGAATAAACTAATAACAAAAAACTATTTACGTTATTGaacaaactactgatactactgacACAAACTAATAACGACTATTGCCActgttgaatattttttttataccttGAAACTAATGAATACTTAAACTATTGTGCACTCTTAGACTACTAAACTACTATATATTATTGGACTACTAAACTATTAAATACTACTTAGCAACTACAAAGCTGTTACTAAACTATCGAACGttattagtatatatatatattacagcGATGATTTCTTCTACtgttttctttaaaaaagaGTACCCGTCGTATACAAATTTATACTAGGACCCTAAGTAATCATTGCTTTACAATATGGTGTTCAAATCACAAGCTTTTACACGTATAGTATAATGTGTTTATCTTTACAAGATCCTTTACCCTATCACCTCCACAACCTACACTATTACATTTCCTGCTATACCTCCAATCTGTATCAAATTGCAACTACAGGCTACAACCCAATGCTCTTTTAGGCATGTTATTCACCCAGCAGGTGTTACAAATCTTTTAGCCCATGGCCATGAGGTATGAGCGTTCAGGCCACAAAATCATGCAGAAGAGGTGATTGCTCGAACGGTTGCCGTTGATCCATCTGGTTCATCGATTCGTAGTCTGAAGATACAACGCTGACACCAAGATGAGCGGTAGCATTGTAGATGTCATCGTCTCCGACACCGGGGAAACTCTGCTGGGCATTAGGAACTGAGAGGCTGCTGCTGGAGTGCTGCAAGCCCAGTGTCAGCGAAACGTTGCCATTTCCATATCTCCCAAGCTCTGCCAAGTGGTAGGCCATGAATCGCGCATTGTCATCTGGATGATGAGCGACGGCATTATGGAGGAGGCCGCCATCTGCTTCGTTTGATCGTTGGTCCTTGAGCATTAGGTTCATGAAACTGTCATCAGGGTTGGCCTCATTCTGGAACCCAACGTTCATTGTCCCAATGCTGGCTCTCGACTCCGTCAGCTGGCTGGTCTCACAAACTCGATGCGTACTACTTTTCAGGTCCTCCTTGTCTTCAGAAGATGCCACTTTGTCCTTGCTTCTTGGCGCATTGTCAGAGGAAGAGTTGGAGTCTTGCTCTATATCACCAATCTCTTCTTTGTACATGTCCTCAATCATTGGTTTCCAAAGGCGGACACGGGCATTGATGAACCAATTTGAAATCTGGAGAGGCACCAAGTAGTCAAAAGATAGAACGCTTGAATAAACACAAATAGCTTATATGGGGCATAAATCTAGTAAAAAAGAATGAGGTTTGTGCCCTGTGCCATGTGCCCGTGCATCAATAAAATCATAGAAGTCGCAACAGTTTCATGATAGAAACTTAGCGAGAATAATAAATTTGCTGAACAGCATCTGGCATGTGCATACAGATTGCACCAATCCGCATAATCATATCAGCTAACACATACAAGTGAATTTGAAGATAAGGTATGCATCAATAGTTCAGTGCAGGAAAAGGCAAGAACAAAAAATATTACCTGACTCCTTGTCAAGCCTGTTTGCCTTGCTAGCATCAATTTTTCAGAATCTTTTGGGTACCTGCAAAAACAACGTGAAGAATGGTGAGGAACAAGAACAAATGGATTATATTCTCACAAAAAAGCAAAAAGGATTATGGAATAAAGCGCCAGAGTAAGGAACTTACGGGTGAAGGAAATGTTCAAAGAGCCAAGCACGAAGAATCGTAACAGAGTTCTCAGGAAGTCCTCTCTGTGGCCTCCAAGCGTTTTGTGGAATCATGCCATACTGTTGGAAAGCTCGCTGTTGCCTTAGATGTTGATCAATGTACCGAAGTCGAGTTAATCTGCCCTCCTTGGCAGATGAATTTTCCTCCTCACCAAGCTTCTTCCTGATGACATTGATTTGATCATTGATAGCATCCTTCAGGCACCGGAAGTGTCGTGAGATTGTCTGAAGAGCAACTGCAGTGTAAGGCTTGGCAGCTCCGGGCCCAGCTACCACATCAAAAGATGAAACTACGGTTTGCATTTGGTGGTAATAGTGCTTGTATTTTCGGTCCACCTGAAAATATATTTCCTCAACATTAAATGGTTACTGAAAAGACATAAAAGTTCTGTCCAAAATCTGAAGCTAAATTGGTTACAGGACGAAGATTTGCCAATCTTATCAAAACTCTGCATCAATTTGCTAACATCACTTAGCTACGACTATGACACATTAAGCTGAAACTAATCTTTTAGACACATAACTTTCTGATATAATAATTGTCTAATAAAAATGAATTGGTGTTGGTCATTGGAGTTTATTTCAGGGAAAACCACGTGATAGTAGATGAACACTCACGCACCTCATCCAACATTGCCATCAGTTTTGCCATCTTGTTCTGAAGCTCTTGCTTTTCAGCAGTAGAAAGCTCAGGTGCCGCATTGGCAGCAGATTCCTGCGGGTTCGAGGACACACCCTCACTTTTTGGCCCTCCCTCGGTCTCTTTGCCATCTGTCTTTCCGGCTTCGCCTTGTTCTTTAGCTTTCTGCTTAATATTCTTCCAAACGTTCACAACCTCATCGAGCACTTCTTGTGCTGCCTTCAGATACCTTGAGTTCCGGATTGCACGTGAGGCCTCAGACTGCATACTCTTCATTCGGATGTCTTCAACTCTAAGACTGTCATGGTACGAGTGCGGCGACAAGATATCTGGCTTGACAGACCAGTATGGTAAGGAAGGTGCCAGGATTTGTGTGTTGAGGCTCAGAGATAAACCTTGGCCTTGCACTGATGAGTTGTGGTTGTTCAGAACACCAAACTCAAGCTGTGCACCATTGTGGGCATTGTCATGGATGAGATCAGCAGTGCTACTTTGTGATCCATCCATCATATGCATCAACATCTCGTTTTTCATATCTTTGACAGGACCGAAAGAACGTTGCTCTTGATGGGAACCAAGCATGTCGGACTCCCTTGCAGATGAGTCTTGGGA comes from the Phragmites australis chromosome 22, lpPhrAust1.1, whole genome shotgun sequence genome and includes:
- the LOC133904868 gene encoding uncharacterized protein LOC133904868 isoform X1, giving the protein MFCKRRKSKYSTLLPSPPVVACLDWNGTERNLLVSSSTPPPVVGLGFGVRSPAQRASFFSCRLDPVGGNRGGDPTKANSNRKHNLQPVPGTPNMAANVGESTSGSGSGSDAGGSFECNICFELPQEPIVTLCGHLFCWPCLYKWLHIHSHSPECPVCKAVVEEDKLVPLYGRGKDRVDPRSKNVPGAEIPNRPAGQRPATAPQADPNNHFPNANPNPWFMGGGGIPLANARWGNYTFSAAFGGLFPLLSFQVHGFPDATAYGQPAGFPYGYGHGHGHGHAFHGGHAGHAHAAPRHGPPGQQQQADVYLKALLILVGFLVIASLISF
- the LOC133904868 gene encoding uncharacterized protein LOC133904868 isoform X3 translates to MAANVGESTSGSGSGSDAGGSFECNICFELPQEPIVTLCGHLFCWPCLYKWLHIHSHSPECPVCKAVVEEDKLVPLYGRGKDRVDPRSKNVPGAEIPNRPAGQRPATAPQADPNNHFPNANPNPWFMGGGGIPLANARWGNYTFSAAFGGLFPLLSFQVHGFPDATAYGQPAGFPYGYGHGHGHGHAFHGGHAGHAHAAPRHGPPGQQQQADVYLKALLILVGFLVIASLISF
- the LOC133904868 gene encoding uncharacterized protein LOC133904868 isoform X2; the encoded protein is MFCKRRKSKYSTLLPSPPVVACLDWNGTERNLLVSSSTPPPVVGLGFGVRSPAQRASFFSCRLDPVGVPGTPNMAANVGESTSGSGSGSDAGGSFECNICFELPQEPIVTLCGHLFCWPCLYKWLHIHSHSPECPVCKAVVEEDKLVPLYGRGKDRVDPRSKNVPGAEIPNRPAGQRPATAPQADPNNHFPNANPNPWFMGGGGIPLANARWGNYTFSAAFGGLFPLLSFQVHGFPDATAYGQPAGFPYGYGHGHGHGHAFHGGHAGHAHAAPRHGPPGQQQQADVYLKALLILVGFLVIASLISF
- the LOC133904380 gene encoding BEL1-like homeodomain protein 7, whose product is MATYYSNPGSERDSQNMYSRDPSNASYPMPSALGNLLYLNNPTSGPYTEFSGVLQSQQNCMEMPNAGHHSVMSQDSSARESDMLGSHQEQRSFGPVKDMKNEMLMHMMDGSQSSTADLIHDNAHNGAQLEFGVLNNHNSSVQGQGLSLSLNTQILAPSLPYWSVKPDILSPHSYHDSLRVEDIRMKSMQSEASRAIRNSRYLKAAQEVLDEVVNVWKNIKQKAKEQGEAGKTDGKETEGGPKSEGVSSNPQESAANAAPELSTAEKQELQNKMAKLMAMLDEVDRKYKHYYHQMQTVVSSFDVVAGPGAAKPYTAVALQTISRHFRCLKDAINDQINVIRKKLGEEENSSAKEGRLTRLRYIDQHLRQQRAFQQYGMIPQNAWRPQRGLPENSVTILRAWLFEHFLHPYPKDSEKLMLARQTGLTRSQISNWFINARVRLWKPMIEDMYKEEIGDIEQDSNSSSDNAPRSKDKVASSEDKEDLKSSTHRVCETSQLTESRASIGTMNVGFQNEANPDDSFMNLMLKDQRSNEADGGLLHNAVAHHPDDNARFMAYHLAELGRYGNGNVSLTLGLQHSSSSLSVPNAQQSFPGVGDDDIYNATAHLGVSVVSSDYESMNQMDQRQPFEQSPLLHDFVA